Proteins found in one Zea mays cultivar B73 chromosome 1, Zm-B73-REFERENCE-NAM-5.0, whole genome shotgun sequence genomic segment:
- the LOC100284319 gene encoding Abscisic acid receptor PYL10: MDQQGAGGDAEVPAGLGLTAAEYEQLRSTVDAHHRYAVGEGQCSSLLAQRIHAPPEAVWAVVRRFDCPQVYKHFIRSCALRPDPEAGDALCPGRLREVSVISGLPASTSTERLDLLDDAARVFGFSITGGEHRLRNYRSVTTVSELADPAICTVVLESYVVDVPDGNTEDDTRLFADTVIRLNLQKLKSVAEANAAEAAATTNSVLLPRPAE; encoded by the coding sequence ATGGACCAGCAGGGTGCGGGCGGGGACGCGGAGGTGCCGGCGGGGCTGGGTCTGACGGCGGCGGAGTACGAGCAGCTGCGGTCGACGGTGGACGCGCACCACCGCTACGCCGTGGGGGAGGGTCAATGCTCCTCGCTGCTGGCGCAGCGCATCCACGCGCCGCCGGAGGCCGTCTGGGCCGTCGTCCGCCGCTTCGACTGCCCGCAGGTGTACAAGCACTTCATCCGGAGCTGCGCGCTCCGCCCAGACCCCGAAGCCGGCGACGCCCTCTGCCCCGGCCGCCTCCGCGAGGTCAGCGTCATCTCGGGCCTGCCCGCTAGCACCAGCACCGAGCGCCTCGACCTACTCGACGACGCCGCTAGGGTCTTCGGCTTCTCCATCACCGGAGGCGAGCACCGCCTTCGGAACTACCGCTCCGTCACCACCGTCTCCGAGCTCGCAGACCCCGCGATCTGCACCGTCGTGCTCGAGTCCTACGTCGTTGACGTCCCCGACGGCAACACCGAGGACGACACCCGCCTCTTCGCCGACACCGTCATCAGGCTCAACCTCCAGAAGCTCAAGTCCGTCGCCGAGGCCAACGCCGCCGAGGCCGCCGCAACCACCAATTCCGTCCTTCTGCCGCGGCCGGCGGAGTAG